One region of Bacillus zhangzhouensis genomic DNA includes:
- a CDS encoding N-acetyltransferase: MTQVKRLLINYKTLEEFKQFKEYGIQELSMLEDLESNMIENDSNSPFYGIYFGDKLIARMSLYQVDGSTTTYFDHNHDYLELWKLEVLPGYQRKGYGEALVNFAKSFGLPIRTNPRVKSAGFWDKMGFEAVKYDMERDKGENPLIWEPAHMQKNTGESA; encoded by the coding sequence ATGACACAAGTAAAACGACTTCTAATCAATTACAAAACTTTAGAGGAATTTAAACAATTTAAAGAATATGGCATACAAGAGCTATCCATGCTTGAAGACCTTGAAAGTAATATGATTGAAAATGACAGCAACTCTCCATTTTACGGGATTTATTTTGGAGATAAACTAATCGCACGTATGAGCCTATATCAAGTGGACGGCTCGACGACAACGTATTTTGACCACAATCATGATTATTTAGAGCTGTGGAAGCTGGAAGTGCTTCCCGGGTATCAGCGTAAAGGATACGGCGAGGCACTTGTTAATTTCGCCAAATCTTTCGGATTGCCAATCCGGACCAATCCACGCGTTAAATCTGCCGGTTTTTGGGATAAAATGGGCTTTGAAGCAGTAAAATATGATATGGAACGCGATAAAGGTGAAAATCCACTTATCTGGGAACCTGCCCATATGCAAAAGAATACAGGTGAATCCGCTTAA
- a CDS encoding 2-dehydropantoate 2-reductase, whose translation MNIGIIGGGAIGLLCASYLSQHHDITVLTRRKEQAEEIRTSGIKRTVKGETFRSAAHAHKGIAGVFDLLIVTVKYHHLQEVLDELSTLPRQRILFLQNGMAHLLDLENWKTAHSIYIGAVEHGAMKVSDHAVNHTGIGVIKWGAFHPEDADDVRNALNETPAHFQMIYTAEWKKVMEEKLLVNACINPLTALLHVKNGELITNSSYEYMMKCAFEEALSILGLAEKERLWSHVVSICKKTAANQSSMLQDIVKGRETERTAIVGYLLKKAQAQEILAPHLTFFNRSLEVLEKKQTKSFE comes from the coding sequence TTGAACATTGGAATCATTGGCGGCGGTGCAATTGGTCTGCTTTGTGCCAGTTATTTATCACAGCATCATGACATCACTGTTTTGACTAGAAGAAAAGAACAAGCAGAGGAGATTCGAACATCAGGAATTAAGCGAACGGTAAAAGGAGAGACATTCCGGTCGGCTGCTCACGCACACAAAGGGATTGCAGGAGTATTTGATCTGCTTATTGTGACGGTGAAATATCACCATTTGCAAGAGGTGCTTGATGAACTATCGACATTACCTCGTCAGCGAATCTTATTTTTACAGAATGGAATGGCCCACTTATTAGATCTAGAAAACTGGAAAACGGCGCATTCGATATATATAGGTGCCGTAGAGCACGGGGCCATGAAGGTATCAGATCATGCAGTGAACCATACAGGGATCGGTGTCATCAAGTGGGGGGCTTTTCATCCTGAGGATGCAGATGATGTGAGAAATGCTTTAAACGAAACGCCGGCCCATTTTCAGATGATTTATACGGCCGAATGGAAAAAAGTGATGGAAGAAAAATTGCTAGTCAATGCCTGTATTAACCCGCTCACGGCTTTATTGCATGTGAAAAATGGAGAATTGATCACAAATTCTTCATATGAATACATGATGAAATGTGCATTTGAAGAAGCATTGTCCATTCTAGGTCTGGCTGAAAAAGAGCGGCTCTGGTCACACGTCGTTTCAATTTGTAAGAAAACGGCCGCCAATCAATCGTCAATGCTTCAAGATATCGTCAAAGGCCGTGAAACCGAAAGAACAGCCATCGTTGGCTATCTTTTAAAAAAGGCTCAAGCTCAAGAGATTCTGGCGCCACATCTTACTTTCTTCAATCGAAGCTTGGAAGTATTGGAAAAAAAGCAAACAAAATCTTTTGAGTGA
- the bshC gene encoding bacillithiol biosynthesis cysteine-adding enzyme BshC — translation MQLTELSIRSQNLFIRDYIEEKKEMTAFFDYDIHSEHTWKKRYDDLMEMSFPRGALADYMSAYHAKFESAAMRQNIEKIRDERSVMVVGGQQAGLLTGPLYTIHKIISIIQFAKEKESALGVPVIPVFWVAGEDHDVDEINFVYTSGEKGPVKQKLPLHNVKKTAAKRTPLHQEKTEKWLRDVFSTYEESAYTNDLLDQLLRCLRKSQTFTDFFEWIVCDLFKEDGLLLFNSGDLGVKPIERTLFKHIVETNDAVTARLNETQAAMKRAGYQPIIEAGDNQANLFYEYNEERFLIEKENGQFSISEVGLTWTKEALLQEIEEHPERFSNNVVTRPLMQETLLPTLAFMAGHGEVNYWGELKGIFEHFELKMAPVLPRLHVTILERHIAKKLPVRELSVEEVLTSGVKEKKEAHFQKSLPDSFVQAVDQAKRELAKVHGVLRQEALEVEPNFEQMLDKNAKFIEDQLQFVYQKVAQRVEEKEGYILRDFERIENSLKPLDAPQERIWNIMYFLNKYGPEFFKTFKNLPFSFQNKQQIVKL, via the coding sequence ATGCAATTGACTGAACTTTCCATCCGAAGCCAGAATTTATTCATACGTGATTATATAGAAGAAAAAAAAGAGATGACTGCTTTTTTTGATTATGATATACATTCTGAGCACACGTGGAAAAAGAGATACGACGATCTCATGGAAATGAGCTTCCCGCGCGGAGCTTTAGCGGATTATATGAGCGCATACCACGCAAAGTTTGAATCGGCAGCGATGCGTCAGAACATTGAAAAGATCCGTGATGAACGGAGTGTCATGGTGGTTGGAGGGCAGCAGGCCGGCCTTCTAACAGGACCGCTTTATACCATACATAAAATCATATCCATTATTCAGTTCGCAAAAGAAAAAGAATCAGCGCTTGGCGTTCCTGTGATTCCAGTCTTTTGGGTAGCAGGTGAGGATCATGACGTAGATGAAATTAATTTTGTCTATACATCTGGCGAAAAAGGTCCAGTCAAGCAAAAACTGCCATTACATAACGTCAAAAAAACTGCTGCAAAAAGAACACCGCTGCATCAAGAAAAAACAGAGAAATGGCTGCGTGATGTGTTTTCAACGTATGAGGAATCTGCGTATACAAATGACTTGCTTGATCAGCTTCTTCGATGTTTACGCAAATCACAAACGTTTACTGATTTCTTTGAATGGATTGTATGCGACCTTTTTAAAGAAGATGGACTGCTTCTATTTAATTCAGGAGACTTAGGCGTCAAACCAATTGAGCGTACGTTATTCAAGCACATTGTCGAGACAAATGATGCGGTCACAGCTCGTTTGAATGAAACGCAGGCTGCCATGAAACGAGCGGGATATCAGCCGATCATTGAAGCTGGTGACAATCAGGCGAACCTGTTTTACGAATATAATGAGGAGCGTTTCCTTATTGAAAAAGAAAACGGCCAGTTTTCTATATCAGAAGTGGGGCTTACATGGACAAAAGAAGCGCTTTTGCAGGAAATTGAGGAGCACCCAGAACGGTTCAGCAACAATGTGGTGACGCGTCCCTTAATGCAGGAAACCCTTCTCCCAACACTTGCTTTTATGGCAGGACATGGTGAAGTCAACTATTGGGGAGAGCTGAAAGGAATCTTTGAGCACTTTGAATTAAAGATGGCACCTGTTCTTCCAAGACTGCACGTGACCATTCTTGAAAGGCACATCGCTAAGAAATTGCCAGTCAGAGAACTTTCTGTAGAAGAAGTGCTTACAAGCGGAGTAAAAGAAAAGAAAGAGGCTCACTTTCAGAAAAGCCTTCCAGACAGTTTTGTTCAAGCCGTTGATCAGGCGAAACGTGAATTGGCGAAAGTTCATGGTGTGTTGAGGCAAGAAGCACTGGAGGTTGAACCCAACTTCGAGCAGATGCTAGATAAAAATGCCAAATTTATCGAAGACCAGCTTCAATTTGTTTATCAAAAGGTGGCGCAGCGTGTGGAAGAGAAGGAAGGATATATCCTTCGGGATTTTGAACGGATTGAAAACAGCTTAAAACCACTAGATGCCCCGCAAGAAAGAATTTGGAATATCATGTACTTTTTAAACAAATATGGTCCAGAATTCTTCAAAACGTTCAAAAATCTGCCATTTTCATTTCAAAACAAGCAACAAATTGTCAAACTTTGA
- the mraZ gene encoding division/cell wall cluster transcriptional repressor MraZ — translation MFMGEYQHTIDTKGRMIIPAKFRDGLGEQFVLTRGLDQCLFGYPMSEWKLIEEKLKALPLTKKDARAFTRFFFSGAVECDLDKQGRINIASNLLQYAKLEKECVVIGVSNRIELWSKSIWEQYTEEQEDSFAEIAENMIGFDI, via the coding sequence ATGTTCATGGGTGAATACCAACATACGATTGATACAAAAGGGCGCATGATCATCCCTGCTAAATTTAGAGACGGTCTAGGAGAACAGTTTGTGCTGACGAGAGGGCTTGATCAATGTTTATTTGGCTACCCTATGAGTGAGTGGAAACTAATCGAAGAGAAACTCAAAGCACTTCCGCTAACGAAAAAAGATGCACGTGCGTTTACCCGTTTCTTCTTCTCCGGCGCAGTCGAATGCGATCTGGACAAGCAGGGGCGCATTAACATCGCATCAAACCTACTCCAATATGCAAAACTCGAAAAAGAATGTGTGGTCATCGGCGTTTCAAATCGAATTGAGTTGTGGAGTAAGTCGATCTGGGAACAATATACAGAAGAGCAAGAAGATTCTTTTGCTGAAATTGCTGAAAACATGATTGGGTTTGATATATAA
- the rsmH gene encoding 16S rRNA (cytosine(1402)-N(4))-methyltransferase RsmH — MFQHETVLLKETVDGLNVKEDGTYVDCTLGGAGHSSYLLSQLSEKGTLIGFDQDDAALDHAQEKLADSKANILFIKSNFRYLKERLNEQGITSVDGVIFDLGVSSPQLDTPERGFSYHHDAPLDMRMDQTAALSAKQVVNEWPFEDLVRIFYKYGEEKFSKQIARKIEEARKKAPIETTGELVDIIKEGIPAPARRTGGHPAKRVFQAIRIAVNDELKVFEEALEQAIELLNPKGRISVITFHSLEDRICKSTFKEMSSLPELPHGLPVIPEGLEPKLKLITRKPIVASEQELEHNNRARSAKLRIAEKK, encoded by the coding sequence ATGTTTCAACATGAGACAGTATTATTAAAAGAAACAGTTGACGGTTTAAACGTCAAAGAAGACGGTACATATGTAGACTGCACGCTAGGCGGAGCAGGTCATAGCTCATATTTACTATCTCAACTATCAGAAAAAGGTACACTGATTGGATTTGACCAAGACGATGCTGCACTGGATCATGCACAAGAGAAGCTCGCGGATTCTAAAGCGAACATTCTTTTTATAAAAAGCAACTTCCGATATTTAAAAGAACGTCTGAATGAACAAGGCATTACAAGCGTAGACGGTGTGATTTTTGACCTTGGGGTTTCATCTCCTCAGCTCGACACACCAGAGAGAGGATTTAGTTACCACCATGATGCACCTCTTGACATGCGAATGGATCAAACAGCCGCATTGTCGGCAAAACAAGTGGTGAATGAATGGCCATTTGAAGATCTAGTTCGGATTTTCTACAAATATGGGGAAGAAAAATTCAGCAAGCAAATCGCACGCAAAATTGAAGAAGCTAGAAAAAAAGCACCAATTGAAACAACAGGTGAGCTTGTCGACATTATCAAAGAAGGAATTCCCGCACCTGCAAGACGAACTGGCGGACATCCAGCAAAAAGAGTGTTTCAAGCGATCCGAATTGCCGTCAATGATGAATTGAAAGTTTTTGAAGAAGCACTAGAACAAGCAATAGAGTTACTCAATCCGAAGGGGAGAATTTCTGTCATTACATTCCATTCACTTGAAGACCGGATTTGTAAAAGTACATTTAAAGAAATGTCTTCTCTTCCAGAACTTCCGCACGGACTGCCAGTAATTCCAGAAGGACTTGAACCAAAGCTAAAGCTGATCACGAGAAAACCAATCGTTGCATCAGAACAAGAGCTGGAACATAACAACCGTGCCCGTTCAGCGAAGCTCCGAATTGCAGAAAAAAAGTAA
- the ftsL gene encoding cell division protein FtsL, whose amino-acid sequence MSNLAYQREVKQYQTEQQGQSVVIKRRGSITFGEKILLVMFVMALMCSSILIVSKAFAVYHANIEVQKLEQQVSLESKKITELQKEKDLLSEPERVIDTAKKAGLSISKDVKKVD is encoded by the coding sequence ATGAGTAATTTGGCTTACCAAAGAGAAGTAAAACAATATCAAACAGAGCAGCAAGGCCAATCGGTTGTTATTAAAAGAAGAGGTTCTATCACATTTGGTGAGAAAATCTTACTTGTCATGTTTGTCATGGCCCTTATGTGCAGCTCCATTCTCATCGTTTCTAAAGCCTTTGCTGTCTATCACGCTAATATCGAAGTACAGAAATTAGAACAGCAAGTATCTTTAGAATCGAAGAAGATCACTGAGCTTCAAAAAGAAAAAGACTTGCTGAGTGAACCGGAGAGAGTCATTGATACTGCGAAAAAAGCAGGCCTAAGCATTTCGAAAGATGTTAAGAAGGTCGATTAA
- a CDS encoding penicillin-binding protein: protein MPKKNKMMNRGAAIASICFALFFFIILARFIYIQITGTVDGQVLAAKANEQYQSKKTLEAKRGSILDRNGNVIAEDTSVYKLIAVLSKKMTVDPKHPMHVVDKEKTAKELSKVIDMSESEILKRLNTKDAFQVEFGKAGKDISFSTKEKIEKLKLPGIAFEKDTKRYYPNGMFASNLIGYARLDEATKEMSGAMGLEKSLNKYLKEKDGYVTYNSDRSGWALPNSKEDIVAPKDGKNVTLTIDQKIQAFLEESMTQVAKKYKPKKIIATVVDPKTGKVLAMGQRPSFNLNELDITNYNNDVISYAFEPGSTMKIFTLAAAIQEGVYQGNDKYQSGTYKVGGGLVRDHNNGNGWGKIDFHEGVLRSSNVAFAKLAKEKLGFTRYEQYLQKFHFYDKTGIDLPNEASSKINYRYEYDKASTAYGQASAITPIQQIEAATAIANGGTMMKPYVIDHITDPNTNKTVLQHEPTVAGKPISSDTAKQVRDILGEVVSSKIGTGQPYQIKGFDVAGKTGTGQIGGAGGYLKGRNDYVFSFMGMAPKDDPKLLVYVAVQQPQLSDTETGSAPVAQIFNPVMKNSLLYLNIAPTKTDDKKSGEQKVKQETMPSFLDLEVKQAETEAKNKNLTPVVIGDGLSIRRQWPSAGSEFSESQKVFLKTAGKTIKMPDMTGWSRREVLQYASISGVHIETKGQGYAVKQSVKSGAEIPDKVVTVTFKSPN from the coding sequence ATGCCTAAAAAGAATAAAATGATGAACAGAGGCGCGGCAATTGCAAGTATTTGCTTCGCTCTGTTTTTCTTTATCATCCTTGCACGTTTTATCTATATTCAGATTACAGGAACGGTCGATGGTCAAGTGTTAGCTGCAAAGGCAAATGAACAATATCAATCGAAGAAAACACTTGAAGCCAAAAGAGGGTCTATTTTAGACCGAAATGGGAATGTGATTGCAGAAGATACTTCCGTCTATAAGCTCATTGCAGTCTTGAGCAAGAAAATGACGGTCGATCCAAAGCACCCAATGCATGTCGTCGATAAAGAAAAGACAGCAAAAGAGCTGTCAAAAGTCATTGATATGAGCGAAAGCGAGATTTTAAAGCGTCTGAATACAAAAGATGCGTTCCAAGTGGAGTTTGGTAAAGCTGGGAAAGACATTAGTTTTTCAACAAAGGAAAAAATTGAAAAGCTAAAGCTTCCAGGGATCGCATTTGAAAAAGACACGAAGCGATATTATCCAAATGGCATGTTTGCGTCGAACTTGATCGGTTATGCAAGATTAGATGAGGCGACGAAGGAGATGTCAGGCGCGATGGGACTTGAGAAGTCGTTGAACAAATATTTAAAAGAAAAAGACGGCTATGTGACATATAACAGTGACAGAAGCGGATGGGCTCTTCCAAATAGTAAAGAAGACATTGTCGCTCCGAAGGATGGAAAAAATGTCACGCTGACCATCGATCAAAAAATCCAAGCGTTCCTTGAAGAAAGTATGACGCAGGTTGCCAAAAAATATAAACCGAAGAAAATCATTGCCACAGTCGTTGATCCAAAAACGGGAAAGGTGCTCGCGATGGGACAGCGGCCAAGCTTTAATTTAAATGAATTAGACATTACGAATTATAACAATGATGTCATTTCATATGCGTTTGAACCAGGTTCAACGATGAAAATCTTTACACTTGCTGCGGCAATCCAAGAAGGGGTCTACCAAGGCAATGATAAATATCAATCTGGTACTTATAAAGTAGGAGGCGGCCTTGTAAGAGATCACAACAATGGAAATGGCTGGGGAAAAATTGACTTTCATGAAGGGGTTCTCCGTTCGTCGAACGTAGCTTTTGCAAAGTTGGCAAAAGAAAAATTAGGCTTCACGCGCTACGAACAATATTTGCAGAAGTTCCATTTCTATGACAAAACAGGTATTGACTTACCGAACGAAGCGTCTAGTAAAATCAATTACAGATACGAATATGACAAAGCATCGACGGCTTACGGTCAAGCGTCTGCCATTACACCGATTCAACAAATCGAAGCAGCGACAGCAATAGCAAACGGCGGAACGATGATGAAGCCATATGTCATTGATCATATTACAGACCCGAACACAAACAAAACAGTTTTACAGCACGAACCAACAGTAGCTGGAAAACCAATTTCCTCTGATACAGCCAAGCAAGTCCGTGACATTTTAGGTGAGGTTGTTTCTTCCAAGATTGGAACAGGTCAGCCTTACCAAATCAAAGGCTTTGACGTTGCTGGAAAAACAGGAACAGGGCAAATTGGCGGTGCCGGCGGTTACCTCAAAGGAAGAAATGATTACGTCTTTTCATTTATGGGAATGGCGCCAAAAGATGATCCAAAGCTGCTCGTTTATGTGGCTGTACAGCAGCCGCAGCTGTCTGACACAGAAACTGGCTCTGCCCCAGTTGCACAAATCTTTAACCCAGTGATGAAAAATAGTCTGCTCTATTTAAATATTGCACCAACAAAAACAGACGATAAAAAATCAGGCGAACAAAAAGTGAAGCAAGAAACAATGCCTTCATTCCTAGATTTAGAAGTGAAGCAGGCGGAAACAGAAGCCAAAAATAAAAACTTAACACCTGTTGTCATCGGCGACGGCCTCTCCATTAGACGACAGTGGCCAAGTGCAGGCTCTGAATTCTCTGAAAGCCAGAAAGTGTTCTTGAAAACAGCTGGAAAAACGATAAAAATGCCTGATATGACAGGCTGGTCAAGAAGGGAAGTTCTTCAATATGCATCCATTTCCGGTGTGCATATTGAAACAAAGGGACAAGGATATGCTGTCAAACAAAGTGTTAAAAGTGGAGCGGAGATACCAGATAAAGTTGTCACTGTGACATTTAAAAGCCCGAATTAA
- a CDS encoding stage V sporulation protein D: MRVSTVTVRKRLLFVLLFGVVIFFIIDTRLGYVQFIMGEKLTSLAKDSWSRNLPFEPERGDILDRNGVELATNKSAPSILVVPRQIKDPAETSKKLAAVLNMSEEKAYKHVTKKTSIERISPEGRKVSHEKAKEVRELDLDGVYVAEDSIRHYPFGSFLSHVLGFAGIDNQGLLGLEAYYDDDLKGEKGSVKFYSDAKGQKMPDEADDYTPPTDGLDMKLTVDAKVQTIIERELDNAQAKYNPDGMIAIAMNPKNGEVLGMSSRPDFDPADYQSVDPKVFNRNLPVWSTYEPGSTFKIITLAAALEEKKVNLKRDHFFDSGSVTVDGARLRCWKKGGHGSQSFLEVVQNSCNPGFVELGDRLGKDKLFSYIKNFGFGQKTGIDLQGEGRGILFPLDRVGPVEQATTAFGQGVSVTPIQQVAAVAAAVNGGTLYTPYIAKEWIDPITKEVVKKQSPIAKKKVISAETSKEIRFALESVVAQGTGRNAFVEGYRVGGKTGTAQKVKDGKYMENNHIVSFIGFAPADDPSIVVYVAVDNPKGTIQFGGTVAAPIVGHIMRDSLPEMGVKKRKGQIEKKYQWLDTKTIEVPNLVGSSVSDLESLLINLKIDASGTGSKVVKQSPAAGTKLKEGSTIRLYLNDE, from the coding sequence GTGCGAGTATCAACTGTAACAGTGAGAAAACGATTGCTTTTCGTGCTGCTGTTTGGAGTGGTCATTTTTTTCATCATAGATACTAGATTAGGATATGTACAGTTTATTATGGGCGAGAAGCTGACTAGCTTAGCAAAAGACTCATGGAGCCGGAACCTTCCGTTCGAACCTGAAAGGGGAGATATTTTAGACCGGAACGGAGTAGAGCTTGCGACGAATAAAAGTGCCCCATCTATATTGGTCGTCCCGCGGCAAATTAAAGATCCCGCAGAAACAAGCAAGAAACTGGCGGCAGTACTGAATATGTCTGAGGAGAAGGCGTACAAGCACGTCACAAAAAAAACATCAATCGAACGAATTTCTCCAGAGGGGAGAAAAGTATCTCATGAAAAAGCAAAAGAAGTCAGAGAGCTTGATTTAGATGGTGTTTATGTTGCCGAAGACAGCATCAGACACTATCCGTTCGGCAGTTTTCTTTCTCATGTGCTTGGCTTCGCTGGAATTGATAATCAAGGTTTACTTGGACTGGAAGCCTATTATGATGATGACCTAAAAGGTGAAAAAGGCTCTGTAAAGTTCTATTCCGATGCAAAAGGGCAAAAAATGCCAGATGAAGCTGATGATTATACACCGCCTACAGATGGCCTTGATATGAAATTAACTGTTGATGCGAAAGTACAAACCATCATAGAACGGGAATTAGACAATGCGCAGGCCAAATATAACCCGGATGGCATGATTGCAATTGCGATGAATCCGAAGAACGGTGAAGTGCTTGGGATGTCGAGCAGACCGGATTTTGATCCAGCGGACTATCAATCAGTTGACCCGAAAGTGTTTAACCGAAATCTACCGGTGTGGAGCACATATGAGCCAGGGTCGACGTTTAAAATTATTACACTTGCAGCAGCGCTGGAAGAGAAGAAGGTCAATTTAAAACGCGATCATTTTTTTGACAGCGGATCTGTGACAGTAGATGGTGCAAGGCTTAGGTGCTGGAAAAAAGGCGGACACGGATCTCAGTCATTTTTAGAAGTGGTACAAAACTCCTGTAACCCCGGCTTTGTTGAGCTAGGCGACCGTCTAGGAAAAGATAAACTATTTTCCTATATTAAAAATTTCGGGTTTGGCCAAAAAACAGGAATTGATCTTCAAGGGGAAGGGCGGGGCATTTTGTTCCCGCTGGACCGCGTTGGCCCTGTAGAGCAGGCGACAACTGCCTTTGGTCAAGGTGTATCTGTTACGCCGATACAGCAAGTAGCTGCCGTAGCAGCTGCGGTAAATGGCGGGACACTTTACACGCCGTACATCGCAAAAGAATGGATAGATCCCATCACAAAAGAGGTTGTGAAAAAGCAATCGCCGATTGCCAAAAAGAAAGTGATTTCAGCAGAAACATCAAAAGAAATCAGATTTGCGCTTGAAAGTGTAGTTGCTCAAGGGACTGGCCGAAATGCATTTGTTGAAGGGTATCGAGTTGGCGGAAAAACAGGGACAGCACAGAAGGTAAAAGACGGTAAGTACATGGAAAATAACCACATTGTGTCGTTTATCGGATTTGCGCCTGCTGATGATCCAAGTATCGTTGTATATGTGGCTGTAGATAACCCGAAAGGCACCATTCAATTTGGCGGGACAGTTGCTGCACCAATTGTTGGTCATATTATGCGGGACAGCCTGCCTGAGATGGGTGTGAAAAAAAGAAAAGGACAAATTGAAAAGAAGTACCAGTGGCTGGACACAAAAACCATTGAAGTACCGAACCTTGTAGGGAGTTCTGTATCAGATCTTGAATCCCTCTTGATTAACCTTAAGATTGATGCTTCTGGAACTGGCAGTAAAGTGGTGAAGCAATCACCTGCTGCCGGGACAAAGCTCAAAGAAGGCTCCACCATCAGATTATACTTAAACGATGAATAA
- a CDS encoding UDP-N-acetylmuramoyl-L-alanyl-D-glutamate--2,6-diaminopimelate ligase, whose translation MKLQQLLTYFKSENNELINENPDITSIEMDSREVKKGSLFVCIKGYTVDGHDYAEKAVKSGAAAIVAEHPLNITDVPVIIVKHSQRALARIADAFYGQPTHKLNLIGITGTNGKTSTTHMIEQMMRKAEKKTGLIGTMYMKVNDDILDVKNTTPESVTLQKTFKQMLDQDVDTAIMEVSSHALHLGRVHGCDYDIAVFTNLSQDHLDYHNTMEEYKHAKSLLFSQLGSAFHHNKPKHAILNADDDASSYYEKVTAAEVMTYGLEQEADVMAKNIQIKPKGTQFDLITPIGTKNVTVALIGKFNVYNILAAVSVGIVSGLTFETIVSAIEELKGIKGRFELVNCDQDFPVIVDYAHTPDSLENVLTTCRELTEGKIFCVIGCGGDRDKTKRPQMAQIAVKYADEPVFTSDNPRSEDPSAILKDMENGVSDAYYHSFVNRKQAIFFAIANAKKGDTVLIAGKGHETYQIVGDQVYDFDDAKVAMDAIFDLNKS comes from the coding sequence ATGAAATTACAGCAACTCCTTACATACTTTAAAAGTGAAAACAACGAATTAATAAACGAAAATCCTGATATCACTTCCATTGAAATGGATTCAAGAGAGGTGAAAAAAGGAAGCCTTTTTGTCTGTATAAAAGGTTATACAGTAGATGGACACGATTATGCTGAAAAAGCGGTAAAAAGCGGGGCGGCAGCGATTGTAGCAGAACACCCTCTGAACATAACAGATGTACCAGTCATTATTGTGAAACACTCTCAAAGAGCTCTTGCAAGAATAGCTGATGCGTTTTACGGGCAGCCAACTCATAAACTGAATCTCATCGGGATCACAGGAACAAACGGAAAGACTTCCACAACACACATGATTGAGCAAATGATGAGAAAAGCCGAAAAGAAAACAGGCTTAATCGGTACGATGTATATGAAGGTAAATGATGACATTCTTGATGTGAAAAACACCACACCTGAAAGTGTCACACTTCAGAAAACCTTTAAACAGATGCTTGATCAAGATGTAGACACAGCCATTATGGAAGTATCATCACATGCACTGCATCTTGGTAGGGTTCATGGATGTGATTATGATATTGCTGTTTTCACAAATCTTTCGCAGGACCATCTTGACTACCACAACACAATGGAAGAATATAAACATGCGAAAAGCTTGCTATTTTCACAGCTTGGCAGTGCCTTTCATCACAATAAGCCAAAGCATGCGATTTTAAATGCAGATGATGACGCTTCTAGTTATTATGAAAAAGTTACAGCTGCTGAAGTCATGACATATGGCTTAGAGCAAGAAGCAGATGTTATGGCAAAGAATATTCAAATCAAGCCGAAAGGAACTCAATTTGATTTGATCACTCCAATAGGCACAAAAAATGTGACAGTTGCCCTCATCGGTAAGTTTAATGTGTACAACATTCTAGCAGCTGTATCAGTAGGCATCGTATCTGGCTTAACATTTGAAACGATTGTGAGTGCTATAGAAGAGCTGAAGGGAATCAAAGGCCGATTTGAACTTGTCAACTGTGATCAAGATTTCCCTGTCATCGTCGATTATGCCCATACACCTGACAGCTTAGAAAATGTCCTTACAACGTGCAGAGAATTAACAGAGGGCAAAATTTTCTGTGTGATAGGCTGCGGCGGCGACCGTGATAAAACAAAGCGTCCTCAAATGGCCCAAATCGCTGTGAAGTATGCAGATGAGCCTGTATTTACATCAGACAACCCAAGAAGCGAAGATCCTTCAGCTATTTTGAAGGATATGGAAAATGGGGTGTCAGACGCATATTATCATAGCTTTGTGAATCGCAAACAAGCCATCTTTTTTGCAATTGCCAATGCGAAAAAAGGCGATACAGTCTTAATAGCGGGTAAAGGTCATGAGACATATCAAATCGTTGGCGATCAAGTTTACGATTTTGATGATGCAAAGGTTGCTATGGACGCTATTTTTGATCTAAACAAATCTTAA